Below is a genomic region from Anabas testudineus chromosome 13, fAnaTes1.2, whole genome shotgun sequence.
ATGATTCCTAGGACCTCACTGAAGGAAAGAAACTCTACAGGCTTTGGGAAACAAGTGTCTCTCTCTGGGTTAGGCCAGAACTCTTTGGGGCAAGGGAAACAGTTTGGTGaatctgcaaaaataaaaagtaaaaacaacattatattttagatgTTGTAGGTATGCATGACAAAAACATTAGTTAGTTTACCTGTAGCATTGCTGATCTCTCCCTCAGGACATGGTATACAGTCATAACAGCAGATGggttttcctttctgcagcactttatgAGTTCCTGGAGGACAGctgtcagagcacactgatACAGGCTGAAAATATACAGATTAGGTTGTGTTAGTGCTGACCTAAAAACATATGGtatagacagaaaaaaagactaTGATAAATTATTGTTCCTCACTTGTGTCCTGCCCTCCATCCAGGTGAGGTTCTTATTTATATGGAACTCTTGGCCCACTGGCAGTGATGCATCATAGTACCCTACTGTCACCATCTCAATGCTGCCACTGCTACTTTTCTGCCAGTTAACCAGCTCATACTTGGGCACAGGATCCCCGTTAGCATCAAATGACACATGATAACCATTTTGGGAAAAGTTGACTTTCTTCAGCTGATTGAGAACCTgtcaaaaagagagaaagtggttagtgagggagagacaggaaatacataatgtgaaatatgttattattatttcataataaGTATAATATAGCTAACAAATATGGCAATGTTTTTATAGTTTCAACTGACCTGTTTGGAGTCTATTCTGGTGAGTTTGTCACACTGAGTTGTAGAATTTGTCTCCTGACACACAGCATTATGAATGGCATGAGCTATTGCATAAACAGCTTTGTACACCATGTTAGTGATGCGGAGCTGAGATGTGTCAGTGTACGGGACTTGAAGCTTTTGTATGTCTTCACTTCCATTGCACACGTTCTTGTCTGTGGCAGCACCTGAGAATATACAGAATAGGTTGTGTTAGCGCTGACAAATGTCCTAGAAAATGTGCCTTGCATTGTTTAATTGCTAAAATAAATTTGAACTGTAATGCTAATCTTTATCTCAGTGTGCTGTTAACTCTCTGTATAATGTGCAGTTGTGTTCAGGGCCTCGGTTTATAGCATTTTGATACCAATATAGGTCGGTTTATACAGAATCTTCTCCAAGATCACATCATCAAATCATGTGATCCACTCAGTCAGTCAATAAAACAATGTAATGAAAGAAGCATGAACTTGTGACCATTTggtaatgttaataaaaacaacaacaacaacaaaaaaaacaaacattctcACTTTTTTTCAGGCTACAGTTGAATGCATCCTCCCAGAATTCGGTAAGTACTGAGGAAGCTGCCACTTTAGTGGGAGAGAGATCCAGCAGGAAGTCTCTCAGACCTGGGATGACAGATCGTGGAATACCAAATCCCATGGCTCCAACACAGAAGGTGAATTTCAGAAAGTCTGGGTGAGTCACCCAGGCTTCACTGCCTATCCACTGACGAGGTGGAGAAGGCTCACGAGACAGCTCTTGCAGCAGTATCCTCATATCTCCAGAAGCCACAAATGCCACAACAACCATGGCTGTTGACCTGGAGAGATATTATACTGTCTACTGTTATCTCAATATAACCAGaatctgtactgtacacacaacaGTAATTGtttcactgattttttttttgaaatataAGAGcaagaaaataatgtaaaaaattatgAATACCCAATTTGCAAACATTCTAGTAAAACTTTTTGGTTGACTGTatagaaatattgttttgtgtgcAGAAGTTATGTAGTATCTTAGGGAACACTGTTTGACCAAATACCTTTGAGGTTTGGTTTGTAGACAGTCTATGTCAGCAAAGGGAAAACGAGCACAAGCAATGTTGTAGATACCTGCGAATAACATCAGCCACTCTCTGGATCCTGCTACGTGGGTGGGTACGATAGAAAGATTCAGAGTATTCAACGCAGATCCCctctttctgtgctgcattcaggaaaGATGCCATGCCATTATTTCCATAATCTGAATCTGAGCGGACAGCACCTATCCACGTCCAACCAAATTGTTTCACCAGCTTGGCCAGAGCTTCAGCCTGAAACTGGTCACTGGGAATTGTTCTGAAGAAACTGGGATACTGCTGCTTATTGGACAAGCATGCACAAGTGGCAAAGTGGCTCACCTAAAGGGAAACAACACAGTATAGTTTTTTAAATGGCATAttccaaaaaaacaacatgaacaaattTATAATTCAGTTGGACAAAAATTTAAGACGTTTACTTGAGGAATGTTAAAGGACCCTATGACACGTAACATGCTGATGGATGGTGTGGACCCAGACTCGCCAACAATAGCCATGACCATACCAGATTGTGAGCAGTTGTCCCAAGTATAAAACACTGGATCCAGGCCATTTGTAAACTGGAATGCCACTTTTACTGCCATTGGAACTGAGCCACATGAGTCATGGATCTTATAACCGAGTCTGATGCCTGGAAGCAGCTTCGTGCTGTTATTGATTTCCTCTATGGCGAAGATCATTGAACGTGTGAAGCGTAGTTCCCGGGAGTCAAGTCTTCACATAGACACTTATGTCAATATTGAAATGCGTGATATGAACAGTTTACAATTTGAAAACAGCACACATTTTAGAGTCAAACTGTGATTTACAGTTATGATCAATAAGCTGCACAGCATCAACAGGTGAAATAAACATAAGCGCCCTGAACAACAAAACTCAACAACACAAAATTATTCTAGAAACACAATATTCTCCTTTTTCAAACAGTACTCTTCTATTTAAGTCTGTATCATTACCATCATTTAACCAGCAAATACTGAGGCTTTTAGTTCCATATAAAAGCATTGCATTCACACCATACAAATT
It encodes:
- the LOC113166315 gene encoding extracellular calcium-sensing receptor-like produces the protein MDGDYVIGGVFSIHNYMDTVKHNYTSLPEPLRCTGRLDSRELRFTRSMIFAIEEINNSTKLLPGIRLGYKIHDSCGSVPMAVKVAFQFTNGLDPVFYTWDNCSQSGMVMAIVGESGSTPSISMLRVIGSFNIPQVSHFATCACLSNKQQYPSFFRTIPSDQFQAEALAKLVKQFGWTWIGAVRSDSDYGNNGMASFLNAAQKEGICVEYSESFYRTHPRSRIQRVADVIRRSTAMVVVAFVASGDMRILLQELSREPSPPRQWIGSEAWVTHPDFLKFTFCVGAMGFGIPRSVIPGLRDFLLDLSPTKVAASSVLTEFWEDAFNCSLKKSAATDKNVCNGSEDIQKLQVPYTDTSQLRITNMVYKAVYAIAHAIHNAVCQETNSTTQCDKLTRIDSKQVLNQLKKVNFSQNGYHVSFDANGDPVPKYELVNWQKSSSGSIEMVTVGYYDASLPVGQEFHINKNLTWMEGRTQPVSVCSDSCPPGTHKVLQKGKPICCYDCIPCPEGEISNATDSPNCFPCPKEFWPNPERDTCFPKPVEFLSFSEVLGIILATFSVGGACLAVITATVFFWHRTSPIVRANNSELSFLLLFSLTLCFLCSLTFIGAPSEWSCMLRHTVFGITFVLCISCVLGKTIVVLMAFKATLPGSNVMKWFGPPQQRMTVVSFTFVQVLICSVWLVLSPPFPMKNLTTYKKKIILECALGSSVAFWTVLGYIGLLAVFCFVLAVLARKLPDNFNEAKFITFSMLIFCAVWITFIPAYVSSPGKFTVAVEIFAIQASSFGLILCIFAPKCFIIVFKPEKNNRKQLMNKHQS